Proteins from a single region of Corylus avellana chromosome ca11, CavTom2PMs-1.0:
- the LOC132166577 gene encoding ras-related protein RHN1-like, producing MARTGNKNVQAKLVLLGDMGAGKTSLVLRFVKGQFLEYQESTIGAAFFTQVLSLNQATIKFDIWDTAGQERYHSLAPMYYRGAAAAVVVYDITSMDSFVRAKKWVQELQRQGNPNLIMFLAANKADLAEKRKVGFEDGEQFAKENGMVFLETSAKTAQNVNELFYEIAKKLAKASPSRPTGMKLHRGSQDGGRRLFCCSV from the exons ATGGCGAGGACAGGCAACAAGAACGTACAAGCCAAGCTG GTACTTCTTGGGGACATGGGAGCCGGAAAAACCAGTCTGGTATTGAGATTTGTCAAAGGTCAATTTTTGGAGTACCAG GAATCAACTATTGGAGCAGCCTTCTTCACTCAGGTCTTGTCATTAAATCAAGCCACTATAAAATTTGATATATGGGACACGGCAGGGCAGGAGCGATATCATAGTTTGGCTCCTATGTACTACCGTGGTGCAGCTGCAGCGGTTGTGGTTTATGACATTACAAGCATG GATTCGTTTGTTCGAGCCAAAAAGTGGGTTCAAGAATTGCAAAGACAAG GAAATCCTAATTTGATAATGTTCTTGGCGGCCAACAAGGCTGACTTGGCAGAGAAGAGGAAAGTGGGATTCGAG GATGGTGAGCAGTTTGCTAAAGAAAATGGCATGGTTTTTCTTGAAACATCTGCAAAAACTGCACAGAATGTGAACGAGCTCTTCTATGAAATAG CAAAGAAATTGGCAAAAGCTAGCCCTTCACGTCCGACTGGAATGAAATTACACAGAGGATCACAAGACGGTGGAAGAAGATTGTTTTGCTGCTCTGTATGA
- the LOC132166082 gene encoding cell wall protein RBR3, protein MSEKPSSSEIRTKAFNIPQVIAIFRFAYNFLVIGEQLFPAKKLLTRPHISQSLFLLPPILSLHHKAREREREMRGTSKVIMGATLVMVVSLAIVLGLILVLLAELYCSLLLRRRQLRNTTSDTPTATVISTATATNTSSSQPSQSKDESSTPPHSSFYSQGVLHAPRSLLFPAFSSIENEGETKKLHSQLHHIVDVQTQESNASPRQIGLVSASAPPTPCNDKASGCGEHFVYISNPIYDNDAMATGVDRDSTPFETPDTSPSRLETGGSSSDEDDDDVPQPSSPTTPPLTPMKKLPAEACSVSLRNTGSIGTSGSDSNSCNGPSSSSSSSPCTSPSW, encoded by the coding sequence ATGTCAGAAAAACCCAGCAGCTCAGAAATCAGAACCAAAGCTTTCAACATTCCCCAGGTCATTGCCATTTTTAGATTCGCTTACAATTTCCTTGTCATAGGTGAACAACTATTTCCCGCCAAAAAGCTTCTCACCCGCCCCCATATATCACAGTCCCTCTTTTTACTGCCCCCCATACTCTCACTCCACCacaaagcaagagagagagagagagagatgaggggGACATCCAAGGTGATTATGGGGGCAACCCTGGTAATGGTGGTGAGCCTTGCCATAGTGCTAGGCCTAATCTTGGTGCTGCTAGCTGAGCTCTACTGTTCTCTCTTACTCCGCCGGCGTCAACTCAGAAACACCACCTCCGACACCCCCACCGCCACTGTGATCTCCACTGCCACCGCCACCAACACTTCCTCTTCTCAGCCCTCGCAATCCAAAGACGAATCATCTACTCCCCCTCACAGTAGCTTCTACTCCCAAGGGGTTCTTCACGCTCCAAGAAGCTTACTCTTCCCTGCATTTTCCAGCATTGAAAACGAGGGAGAAACAAAGAAGCTGCATTCTCAGCTTCATCATATTGTTGACGTCCAAACCCAAGAGTCAAACGCAAGCCCTCGCCAAATTGGACTTGTCTCTGCTTCTGCTCCGCCAACTCCTTGTAATGACAAAGCTAGCGGTTGTGGGGAGCATTTTGTGTACATTTCTAATCCCATTTATGACAACGATGCTATGGCAACCGGGGTGGACAGGGACAGTACTCCATTCGAAACGCCGGACACGTCGCCTTCGCGATTAGAAACGGGCGGTTCTTCTTCCGACGAAGACGACGATGACGTTCCCCAACCATCAAGCCCAACCACACCTCCTCTGACTCCGATGAAGAAGCTTCCAGCCGAGGCTTGCTCCGTCTCCCTTAGGAATACCGGGTCAATTGGCACTTCAGGGAGTGATTCCAACAGTTGCAATGGtccttcatcatcatcatcaagcTCTCCTTGTACATCTCCTTCATGGTGA